Proteins encoded in a region of the Neodiprion virginianus isolate iyNeoVirg1 chromosome 2, iyNeoVirg1.1, whole genome shotgun sequence genome:
- the LOC124298338 gene encoding uncharacterized protein LOC124298338 isoform X2, translated as MKITIGPEDPRSFIISQIEKFEKLATEFAQADHGEQALPNPDLQTEWLSQKLKFILDEVSAEKSSSIKPTVNSIAESKTPSLRVLETGISFTNLVDSVEKFEIYDQDRQGDVGHVKSRYEDSSDPISSIQDRVPGLEVMDFYSSDKTNETNFSEELDAILSDLQNQVDRMRKYFERVCRSVILDREE; from the exons atgaaaattacaattgGGCCCGAAGATCCGAGGTCATTTATTATCTCGCagattgaaaagtttgaaaaattggcgaCGGAATTTGCGCAAGCAGATCACGGAGAACAAGCG CTCCCAAATCCCGATTTGCAGACAGAGTGGCTGAGCCAGAAGCTCAAGTTCATTCTGGATGAAGTTTCTGCAGAAAAAAGCTCGAGTATCAAGCCCACCGTCAACAGTATCGCTGAATCGAAAACCCCGTCTTTGCGCGTATTAGAAACCGGCATCAGCTTCACGAACCTTGTTGACtccgttgaaaaattcgaaatctaCGACCAGGACCGCCAAGGCGATGTCGGACACGTGAAATCCA GGTATGAGGATTCATCCGACCCTATTTCTTCGATTCAGGACCGTGTTCCTGGCCTAGAGGTCATGGATTTTTACAGCAGTGATAAGACGAACGAGACAAATTTTTCCGAGGAGCTGGACGCAATTCTTTCCGATCTACAGAACCAGGTCGACAGGATGCGAAAGTACTTCGAGAGGGTTTGCAGGTCAGTGATTCTTGACcgagaagaataa
- the LOC124298338 gene encoding uncharacterized protein LOC124298338 isoform X1: MKITIGPEDPRSFIISQIEKFEKLATEFAQADHGEQAQLPNPDLQTEWLSQKLKFILDEVSAEKSSSIKPTVNSIAESKTPSLRVLETGISFTNLVDSVEKFEIYDQDRQGDVGHVKSRYEDSSDPISSIQDRVPGLEVMDFYSSDKTNETNFSEELDAILSDLQNQVDRMRKYFERVCRSVILDREE; encoded by the exons atgaaaattacaattgGGCCCGAAGATCCGAGGTCATTTATTATCTCGCagattgaaaagtttgaaaaattggcgaCGGAATTTGCGCAAGCAGATCACGGAGAACAAGCG CAGCTCCCAAATCCCGATTTGCAGACAGAGTGGCTGAGCCAGAAGCTCAAGTTCATTCTGGATGAAGTTTCTGCAGAAAAAAGCTCGAGTATCAAGCCCACCGTCAACAGTATCGCTGAATCGAAAACCCCGTCTTTGCGCGTATTAGAAACCGGCATCAGCTTCACGAACCTTGTTGACtccgttgaaaaattcgaaatctaCGACCAGGACCGCCAAGGCGATGTCGGACACGTGAAATCCA GGTATGAGGATTCATCCGACCCTATTTCTTCGATTCAGGACCGTGTTCCTGGCCTAGAGGTCATGGATTTTTACAGCAGTGATAAGACGAACGAGACAAATTTTTCCGAGGAGCTGGACGCAATTCTTTCCGATCTACAGAACCAGGTCGACAGGATGCGAAAGTACTTCGAGAGGGTTTGCAGGTCAGTGATTCTTGACcgagaagaataa
- the LOC124298338 gene encoding uncharacterized protein LOC124298338 isoform X3, translating to MKITIGPEDPRSFIISQIEKFEKLATEFAQADHGEQATEWLSQKLKFILDEVSAEKSSSIKPTVNSIAESKTPSLRVLETGISFTNLVDSVEKFEIYDQDRQGDVGHVKSRYEDSSDPISSIQDRVPGLEVMDFYSSDKTNETNFSEELDAILSDLQNQVDRMRKYFERVCRSVILDREE from the exons atgaaaattacaattgGGCCCGAAGATCCGAGGTCATTTATTATCTCGCagattgaaaagtttgaaaaattggcgaCGGAATTTGCGCAAGCAGATCACGGAGAACAAGCG ACAGAGTGGCTGAGCCAGAAGCTCAAGTTCATTCTGGATGAAGTTTCTGCAGAAAAAAGCTCGAGTATCAAGCCCACCGTCAACAGTATCGCTGAATCGAAAACCCCGTCTTTGCGCGTATTAGAAACCGGCATCAGCTTCACGAACCTTGTTGACtccgttgaaaaattcgaaatctaCGACCAGGACCGCCAAGGCGATGTCGGACACGTGAAATCCA GGTATGAGGATTCATCCGACCCTATTTCTTCGATTCAGGACCGTGTTCCTGGCCTAGAGGTCATGGATTTTTACAGCAGTGATAAGACGAACGAGACAAATTTTTCCGAGGAGCTGGACGCAATTCTTTCCGATCTACAGAACCAGGTCGACAGGATGCGAAAGTACTTCGAGAGGGTTTGCAGGTCAGTGATTCTTGACcgagaagaataa